A region of Vespula vulgaris chromosome 1, iyVesVulg1.1, whole genome shotgun sequence DNA encodes the following proteins:
- the LOC127070626 gene encoding adenylate kinase isoenzyme 1-like: protein MGMCFGKRKSPRNNRDNMNQLKENSGPIIFLVGAPGIGKRELGRRLSSKYGFIMISTGDLLNQEIQNGSERGQKFADMTKVGQSVPANDILPMVEEQLMNQPNAVGFLIVGFPRDRTQVKLI from the coding sequence ATGGGTATGTGTtttggtaaaagaaaaagtcctAGAAACAATAGAGATAATATGAACCAACTGAAAGAAAATTCCGGACCTATAATTTTCTTGGTCGGTGCACCGGGAATTGGTAAACGCGAGCTGGGTAGAAGACTATCCTCGAAATATGGTTTCATCATGATTTCGACGGGGGATTTGTTGAACCAGGAGATCCAGAATGGTTCGGAGAGAGGTCAAAAGTTCGCGGATATGACGAAGGTGGGACAAAGTGTTCCAGCGAATGACATTCTTCCTATGGTCGAAGAACAGCTGATGAATCAACCTAATGCCGTGGGATTTCTCATTGTTGGTTTTCCTCGTGATAGGACACAAGTAAAgcttatttaa